ATACaaagtttgtaaattttgatAACAATCATCTTAAAAATCATACacagaataatttttattaattgataatcCATATTTGTTTTTATGGTGAATACATAATTGTTCacaaaagaaatttgaaaaatataagatagACGTGggtttaaaagaagaaaaaagtctctttaacaacttttttttgacaattttttgacaatgcatatgtgacagtctatgattggtccgtttcaaatattttttcaaagataaattcaaacataccaataaagAGTTGTGAAAGTATCATTGTCcttaaaagaaagggaaaaacattttaaagtgTTCTCCACTTAAAGTAGTTCATAGGTATGGAGGTTTATTGATGTGTGGTGGGAGATTTTGGTTGGAGGTGAAAGCAGTGAAACTGATAATGTTACAGAAGaggagagaaagaaaggagaaagagaagagaagagaagagagatatatctgtatttatatatatgtagataataataattaattctcCAACAGGGTACATTACTGGATGGTTCACCTCTGTGGGAAAAATGAGTGCTTTCTAGTACATTTACAATCTAAACTAGgacataataataacaacattgTTTGATGGTCGAACTCTGTGATGTGAGGTTTGAGCCTCTCTAAAAAAGAAACCTCATTTATACagataaaggaagaagaaaaggaaaaatgatgTTCATCGGAGCATGGAGGTGAGAGACTCGAAAACGTCTTGTTGGCATGGAATGGTGAGACCCTTTTCGTGATCGAAGCCAAACTCTTCTTCAGCCTGGTGTAGAAGTGTTTGGAACTCAGGGCGACTTAGGAAGGAGATTGGGATTATATATCTGCTTCTGTTTTCTCCGACGTAGACAACAAAGTGACCCTTGGGAACGTCCAAGCGCAGAGCTTCATCGTCTT
This DNA window, taken from Vigna radiata var. radiata cultivar VC1973A chromosome 5, Vradiata_ver6, whole genome shotgun sequence, encodes the following:
- the LOC106761532 gene encoding auxin-responsive protein SAUR50, with translation MALRKSTKLPQAALIKQILKRCSSLGRKDDEALRLDVPKGHFVVYVGENRSRYIIPISFLSRPEFQTLLHQAEEEFGFDHEKGLTIPCQQDVFESLTSMLR